One Argentina anserina chromosome 6, drPotAnse1.1, whole genome shotgun sequence genomic window, TTTTGTAGTTATTCAAAATGATTCTGATGCATCAAccttttattttcaataatgTAATGAGATCTTCCGAAGTCTAAAATATTTTGATGGATTTTAAAAGGAAGTATAGAATGAGGGTCACTGTATTGTTACTGCCAATTTGAATTTATCTAAGTTCAATGCGTTTCCTTTTTGGCCTGAAATCAAGAGGTTAGAAAAGGTCATCAACTTCTGATAAGGAACAAGTTGGCCTTGTGTGGTACTACTTTCCAGTTTTCCACCTAGTTTTGAGGTATCACAAGTTAAATTCCTCACATAGAAACATATGATAAAGGAAATACGAAAAAATGAAGACTAATCAGAAATAAATGCCTTTGTTGATATCTAATAGAATTGCTGTGGCTTTGGCAACTAAAAGCAGCAGTGCAGCAGGCCATCTTTGAGTAGATGGAGAGTTTGAGGCAGTCGGGATGCATAAATTCCTTTTCCTATTATATGCGTGCGATTGCCTTCTATCTTTTTCCTTTGGATTTAATCAACTGTTCTTTAATTTTAGTGTAAACACAATCTCAACTTGTTCTTGTCATTCTGGGGGAATTCTTGGACAACATTCGCAAACCAGAGTTTGATGCGTCACATCAGCTTTGGATTAATTCGAACATGCTAGAGGAACACTACTTCAAAGTACTAATtggcaaagaaaagaaaagctaGCCTGTGACGATCACTTATGCAATCTGTTAAACATGCTGAAGCTAGAATTCAGACTCATCTATTTCCCCCCTGTACTCTCTATCTTCCAAGAAACCTGATTCACCAAGGAAACCGTCCACATCGGTAATATCATTCTCGTGTTCCTCTGCCTCTGCAATTTCCAAATCTCCTGGGAAGTCCTGTGTATCAGCATCACCTCTATCTTCTTCGTTGCCGATATCCTTGTTGCTTGGATTCTGTTGTTTTTTAATGGCTTCATggtcttttgatttttcaaCTTCAGGTTCCTGTTTTGTATCATTACTTGCTGTGCTATCACCTGAACCACCATGTGTAAGCTTGTTTTTCAGATGTTCTGCATCACTTGAATCCGCAGACTGCCTAGCTTGCATCCCGCGATCATCACTTGTTAGTCTCCTGTTCGAAGACAGTTCCTCTGCTCTCCCCTTATACCGATCATCTTCAAAGAACCTCCTACCTCTCATGCTCGCCACCCCATTGTTCTTATAACTCCCCTTCTTCTCCATCCTCATATTCTTAGCAGCTAATCTCCATTTCTTTCCTTTAATACCACTAAAGTAGTCTTGCTTCCTTCCCACTCTAGACCTTTCCTCATTCCCAGATCCCTTGTCTAGCATTTCCAACATCCCACGCTCTGTTTTCACATGTAATTTCTGACCATCTCCAAGTTCAGAATTGTCAATGTCTTGTAGATTCCCATTTCCTCTGCCCTTAATCTCTTGACCATCAATTGCTTTCTGATCATCATCCTTGGTATCCTGACTCATCTTTACTTGGCCCTCCTCGGTGGTATTTCCACCTCTATTGCGACCCTTGATATTCACTTCCTGGGAACTACCCATCTTCTCCGCCTCTCTTGCCATCATTGCCGTCCTCTTTGTTTCCTTCTCTGCTTTCCCAACCTGATCTTCTCCTGTTATAGTCTCACCCTGTTTGAGGCCATTTCCATCTTCATTTGACACTTGATcagcctctcctctcctcttgGACATGGTTAAGTTTCTGCTTGGGTTTGATGGGTCGTCAGCACTCACCGACCACACCTTATACTCGAGCCGATGTTTCAATTCCTCAATTTCAGCTTCCTTCAGCTTCAAGCTTTCCACCAACTTCATCACCCGGG contains:
- the LOC126800354 gene encoding uncharacterized protein LOC126800354 → MAMGGPYNHNKGHGNNSNSSSNRGRPYGLMLVLAFGAALVGVMVLHKLRERRIFNFVIKEKDTQLVSLHLALQKERDYGREVKTKHEGLKAKMYSIRTQKMQLERTVLEMKSTIGSLKEELRTMEAAFEEKQNETKVMRLSDDQNDNPRVMKLVESLKLKEAEIEELKHRLEYKVWSVSADDPSNPSRNLTMSKRRGEADQVSNEDGNGLKQGETITGEDQVGKAEKETKRTAMMAREAEKMGSSQEVNIKGRNRGGNTTEEGQVKMSQDTKDDDQKAIDGQEIKGRGNGNLQDIDNSELGDGQKLHVKTERGMLEMLDKGSGNEERSRVGRKQDYFSGIKGKKWRLAAKNMRMEKKGSYKNNGVASMRGRRFFEDDRYKGRAEELSSNRRLTSDDRGMQARQSADSSDAEHLKNKLTHGGSGDSTASNDTKQEPEVEKSKDHEAIKKQQNPSNKDIGNEEDRGDADTQDFPGDLEIAEAEEHENDITDVDGFLGESGFLEDREYRGEIDESEF